From Streptomyces asiaticus, one genomic window encodes:
- a CDS encoding sensor histidine kinase, with product MRQAALPKDRAVRAAGGVSALIVVVLAGWVAGLLRVNDEWLALAYPDPRGATVLTRVAVGVPVLGVGVLLLAERSARRYGGVLLVAGGLWLLPSAAAGLLGLADLGTTGAVLSLLLAAAKMACRPLTVLLLPLWLFPRGGRRRWQWWVISLGASGYWLGYAGLWLISEPRVGSVANPAFATASGQWAFDHLDAYAEAEPWVLRSVAAAVTAALCCRAALSRGAERRDWALLAAAYPACVSLLLSQWGEGVPTIVARTVGSAVWAAAICLGVARTGIWRLDRSTSHRLARAFVLTSLAAVVVCAVVAVQAGLPSVRCGATTITAGSALVLGWGLRPSARKLTLCVERAFYGPRARPHEAVSALAVRLQQAPHPGEVPQQICRSAVEDLGVSGAAVSVDTRAGPRRLAAAGAPLTGPVQTFLLRHHGRTVGRLEVSRDGSGTPAERDSGLLSLLADQAAPALAALRLAEEAQAARERLVLAREQERRRLRREIHDGLGPQLAAVRLRLDIAQTSCPPGHPATPQLCEAAETLAEALVEVRRITAGLAPAALAERGLAGAVRDLAHRLGVDGLRVSVASRPAALPPLSPGVETAAYRIAAESLTNAVRHARARQVSVELTTGPDTLEVKVTDDGSGLRETAVPGVGLASVTERAEEIGGSCSVTGSATGTVVHAVLPLAGPGEHGNPEEHRKPTGHEACRALLKTSRSMSRAP from the coding sequence ATGCGACAGGCCGCACTGCCGAAGGACCGCGCCGTGCGCGCCGCGGGCGGGGTATCGGCGCTGATCGTGGTGGTCCTGGCCGGATGGGTGGCCGGGCTGCTGCGGGTCAACGACGAGTGGCTCGCGCTCGCCTACCCCGACCCCCGGGGCGCCACCGTGCTGACCAGGGTCGCCGTGGGCGTCCCGGTGCTGGGCGTCGGCGTGCTGCTGCTCGCCGAGCGCTCGGCCCGGCGCTACGGCGGCGTCCTGCTGGTGGCCGGCGGCCTGTGGCTGCTGCCCTCGGCCGCCGCCGGGCTGCTGGGCCTGGCCGACCTGGGCACCACGGGCGCCGTGCTGTCCCTGCTGCTCGCCGCCGCCAAGATGGCCTGCCGCCCGCTGACCGTACTGCTGCTGCCGCTGTGGCTGTTCCCCCGGGGCGGGCGCCGGCGGTGGCAGTGGTGGGTGATCAGCCTGGGCGCGTCCGGCTACTGGCTGGGGTACGCGGGGCTGTGGCTGATCAGCGAGCCCCGGGTGGGCTCCGTGGCCAACCCGGCGTTCGCCACCGCGAGCGGTCAGTGGGCCTTCGACCACCTCGACGCCTACGCCGAGGCCGAACCCTGGGTGCTGCGCAGCGTCGCCGCGGCCGTGACCGCCGCCCTGTGCTGCCGCGCCGCCCTCTCGCGCGGCGCCGAGCGGCGCGACTGGGCGCTGCTGGCCGCCGCCTACCCCGCCTGCGTCTCGCTCCTGCTGTCCCAGTGGGGCGAGGGCGTGCCCACGATCGTGGCCCGTACGGTCGGCAGCGCCGTATGGGCCGCCGCGATCTGCCTCGGCGTCGCCCGCACCGGCATATGGCGGCTGGACCGCTCCACCAGCCACCGCCTCGCCCGCGCCTTCGTGCTCACCTCGCTGGCCGCCGTGGTGGTCTGCGCGGTCGTCGCCGTCCAGGCCGGGCTTCCCTCCGTGCGCTGCGGGGCGACGACCATCACCGCCGGATCCGCCCTGGTGCTGGGCTGGGGGCTGCGCCCGAGCGCCCGCAAGCTCACCCTCTGCGTCGAGCGCGCCTTCTACGGCCCCCGGGCCCGCCCGCACGAGGCCGTGAGCGCCCTCGCCGTACGGCTGCAACAGGCCCCGCACCCGGGCGAGGTGCCCCAGCAGATCTGCCGCAGCGCCGTGGAGGACCTCGGCGTCTCGGGCGCCGCCGTCAGCGTCGACACCCGCGCCGGGCCCCGGCGGCTGGCCGCCGCGGGGGCCCCGCTGACCGGCCCGGTCCAGACGTTTCTGCTGCGCCACCACGGCCGTACCGTCGGCCGGTTGGAGGTCTCCCGCGACGGCTCCGGCACCCCGGCCGAACGCGACAGCGGACTGCTCTCCCTCCTCGCCGACCAGGCCGCACCCGCGCTCGCCGCGCTGCGCCTGGCCGAGGAGGCCCAGGCCGCCCGCGAGCGCCTGGTGCTCGCCCGCGAACAGGAGCGCCGCCGGCTGCGCCGGGAGATCCACGACGGACTCGGCCCCCAACTGGCCGCCGTAAGGCTGCGTCTGGACATCGCGCAGACCTCCTGCCCGCCCGGCCACCCCGCCACCCCGCAGCTGTGCGAGGCCGCCGAGACGCTCGCCGAGGCCCTGGTCGAGGTCCGGCGGATCACCGCGGGCCTGGCCCCGGCCGCGCTGGCCGAGCGCGGACTGGCCGGCGCGGTCCGCGACCTCGCGCACCGGCTGGGCGTCGACGGCCTGCGCGTCAGCGTGGCCAGCCGCCCCGCCGCCCTGCCCCCGCTGTCGCCCGGCGTGGAGACGGCCGCGTACCGGATCGCGGCGGAGTCGCTGACCAACGCCGTACGGCACGCCCGGGCACGCCAGGTGAGCGTCGAGCTGACCACGGGCCCGGACACCCTCGAGGTCAAGGTCACCGACGACGGCAGCGGCCTGCGCGAGACCGCGGTGCCCGGCGTCGGCCTCGCCTCGGTCACCGAACGGGCCGAGGAGATCGGCGGCTCCTGCTCGGTGACCGGATCGGCGACCGGCACGGTGGTCCACGCGGTGCTGCCCCTCGCCGGCCCGGGCGAACACGGCAACCCGGAGGAGCACCGGAAGCCGACTGGGCACGAGGCGTGCCGGGCCCTCCTCAAGACCAGCAGATCGATGAGCCGGGCACCGTAA
- a CDS encoding response regulator — MDDHPLFREGLAAAVNLDDAFTVVGQAACADGAMAEAVRTGPDLVMMDLALPGRSGLEATRRILCDHPEIRVLVMTMSEDDDSLLAALRAGARGYLLKGAGRDEILRALHTVARGGAVFSPRMAERLGALVGASGSASAKEAFPTLTARELEVLDLLAAGLGYRQIAQRLVVTDKTVRNHVGSIFAKLQVRDRAQAIVRARQAGLGGE; from the coding sequence GTGGACGATCATCCCCTCTTCCGGGAGGGCCTGGCCGCCGCCGTCAATCTCGATGACGCGTTCACCGTCGTCGGCCAGGCGGCCTGCGCGGACGGGGCGATGGCCGAGGCCGTGCGCACCGGTCCGGACCTGGTGATGATGGATCTCGCACTGCCGGGCCGGTCCGGGCTGGAGGCGACCCGGCGGATCCTGTGCGATCACCCTGAGATCCGGGTGCTGGTCATGACGATGTCCGAGGACGACGACAGTCTGCTGGCCGCCCTGCGCGCCGGAGCCCGCGGCTATCTCCTCAAGGGCGCGGGCCGGGACGAGATCCTGCGGGCCCTGCACACCGTGGCGCGCGGTGGCGCGGTCTTCAGCCCGCGGATGGCCGAGCGGCTCGGGGCGCTGGTCGGCGCGTCGGGCTCGGCGTCCGCGAAGGAGGCGTTCCCGACGTTGACCGCCCGGGAGCTGGAGGTGCTGGATCTCCTCGCGGCCGGGCTCGGCTATCGCCAGATCGCCCAGCGGCTGGTGGTGACGGACAAGACGGTGCGCAATCACGTCGGATCGATCTTCGCCAAGCTCCAGGTGCGCGACCGCGCCCAGGCGATCGTGCGCGCCCGGCAGGCCGGGCTGGGAGGCGAATGA
- the ftsY gene encoding signal recognition particle-docking protein FtsY, protein MEYLILAVVIAVVAVAAISGLVISGRKKKRLPPPPPSSPTVTAPPAEPHVGEEAETPREEPRRTIEEVDLPGAGAATAEAPAPEAPPLEVPEPTAGRLVRLRARLSRSQNTLGKGLLTLLSREHLDDETWEEVEDTLLTADVGVAPTQELVERLRERVKVLGTRTPDELRGLLREELLHLIGTEADRSVHTESGVGANGEEKPGVVMVVGVNGTGKTTTTGKLARVLVADGKSVVLGAADTFRAAAADQLQTWGERVGARTVRGPEAGDPASVAFDAVKEGIAESADVVLIDTAGRLHTKTGLMDELGKVKRVVEKHGAVDEVLLVLDATTGQNGLVQARVFAEVVDITGIVLTKLDGTAKGGIVVAVQRELNVPVKLVGLGEGADDLAPFEPEAFVDALIGG, encoded by the coding sequence ATGGAATACCTCATCCTTGCCGTAGTCATCGCTGTGGTCGCGGTCGCCGCGATCAGCGGGCTCGTGATCAGCGGCCGCAAGAAGAAGCGGCTGCCCCCGCCCCCGCCGAGCAGCCCCACCGTCACCGCGCCGCCCGCCGAACCGCACGTCGGTGAGGAGGCCGAAACCCCGCGTGAGGAACCACGCAGAACCATCGAGGAGGTGGATCTTCCGGGCGCCGGGGCCGCGACCGCGGAGGCACCCGCGCCCGAGGCCCCGCCGCTCGAGGTCCCGGAGCCGACCGCCGGCCGGCTGGTCCGGCTGCGCGCCCGGCTGTCCCGCTCCCAGAACACTCTGGGCAAGGGGCTGCTGACGCTGCTGTCCCGGGAGCACCTCGACGACGAGACCTGGGAGGAGGTCGAGGACACGCTGCTGACCGCGGACGTCGGTGTGGCGCCGACCCAGGAGCTGGTCGAGCGGCTGCGGGAGCGTGTGAAGGTGCTCGGCACCCGTACGCCCGACGAGCTGCGCGGTCTGCTGCGCGAGGAGCTGCTGCACCTGATCGGCACCGAGGCCGACCGTTCGGTGCACACCGAGAGCGGTGTGGGCGCGAACGGTGAGGAGAAGCCGGGCGTCGTCATGGTTGTCGGCGTCAATGGCACCGGTAAGACGACCACGACCGGCAAGCTGGCCCGGGTGCTCGTCGCCGACGGCAAGTCGGTGGTGCTCGGCGCGGCCGACACCTTCCGTGCCGCCGCCGCCGATCAGCTCCAGACCTGGGGCGAGCGGGTCGGTGCCCGTACGGTCCGGGGCCCGGAGGCCGGCGATCCGGCGTCGGTCGCCTTCGACGCGGTGAAGGAGGGCATCGCCGAGAGCGCGGATGTCGTCCTTATCGACACCGCCGGGCGGCTGCACACCAAGACCGGTCTGATGGACGAGCTGGGCAAGGTCAAGCGGGTCGTGGAGAAGCACGGTGCGGTGGACGAGGTGCTGCTGGTCCTGGACGCCACGACCGGGCAGAACGGCCTGGTGCAGGCGCGGGTGTTCGCCGAGGTGGTGGACATCACCGGCATCGTGCTGACCAAGCTGGACGGCACCGCCAAGGGCGGCATCGTGGTGGCGGTCCAGCGCGAGCTGAACGTCCCGGTCAAGCTGGTGGGCCTGGGCGAGGGCGCGGACGACCTCGCGCCGTTCGAGCCGGAGGCGTTCGTCGACGCGCTGATCGGCGGCTGA
- the nsdA gene encoding transcriptional repressor NsdA, whose translation MGAFRVGDSGGGAGKRPNAQLGSWFVRSGWSKGELARQVNRRARQLGAHHISTDTSRVRRWLDGEQPREPIPQILSELFSERFGCVVGIEDLGLRVVHRSPSVSGVDLPWAGPETVALIGEFSRSDLMLARRGFLGTSLSLAAGPALIEPMQRWLVPSTSGQPGGARAADGGRARRVSRLSEPELELLESTIVMFRAWDAQCGGGLRRKAVVGQLHEVTDLLQEPHPDAVSRRLFKVAGELAQLAGWMSYDIGLQPTAQKYFVLALHAAKESGDRPLGSYVLSSMSRQMIHVGRPDDALELIHLAQYGSRENATPRTQAMLYAMEARAYANMGQPSKCHRAVKMAEDTFADCAGGDGDPDWIRFFSEAELNAENAHSYRDLAYVAGRSPTYAKMADPVMRKAVRLFGQETENESGPQRSYALNLIGMATVHLLQKEPEQAAAVAREALPLAKRVRSERVNNRLRKTVDTAVRQFGDVPEITDLSERLATLMPDNPETTGPGQAV comes from the coding sequence ATGGGGGCGTTCCGGGTGGGCGACAGCGGCGGCGGTGCTGGGAAGCGCCCCAATGCGCAATTGGGGTCGTGGTTCGTGCGCAGCGGCTGGTCGAAGGGGGAGCTGGCGCGCCAAGTCAACCGCAGAGCGCGGCAGTTAGGTGCCCACCACATCAGCACGGACACCTCGCGGGTGCGCCGCTGGCTGGACGGCGAGCAGCCCCGCGAGCCGATTCCGCAGATCCTCTCCGAGCTTTTCTCCGAGCGCTTCGGCTGTGTGGTCGGCATCGAGGACCTCGGGCTGCGCGTCGTCCACCGGTCACCGTCCGTGTCCGGGGTGGACCTTCCCTGGGCCGGGCCCGAAACGGTGGCGCTGATCGGTGAGTTCTCCCGCAGCGATCTGATGCTGGCCCGCCGCGGCTTCCTCGGCACCTCGCTCTCGCTGGCCGCGGGCCCCGCCCTCATCGAGCCCATGCAGCGCTGGCTGGTGCCCTCCACGAGCGGACAGCCCGGCGGCGCCCGGGCGGCCGACGGCGGGCGCGCGCGCCGGGTCTCCCGGCTCTCCGAGCCGGAGCTGGAGCTGCTGGAGTCCACCATCGTGATGTTCCGCGCCTGGGACGCCCAGTGCGGGGGCGGGCTGCGCCGCAAGGCGGTGGTCGGCCAGCTGCACGAGGTCACCGACCTGCTCCAGGAGCCGCATCCGGACGCAGTCTCCAGGCGGCTGTTCAAGGTCGCGGGCGAGCTCGCCCAGCTGGCCGGGTGGATGAGCTATGACATCGGACTCCAGCCCACCGCGCAGAAGTACTTCGTGCTCGCCCTCCACGCCGCCAAGGAGTCCGGCGACCGCCCCCTCGGCTCGTACGTGCTCTCCAGCATGAGCCGCCAGATGATCCACGTCGGGCGGCCCGACGACGCGCTGGAGCTGATCCACCTCGCGCAGTACGGCAGCCGGGAGAACGCCACGCCGCGCACCCAGGCCATGCTGTATGCGATGGAGGCCCGCGCCTACGCCAATATGGGCCAGCCCAGCAAGTGCCACCGCGCGGTGAAGATGGCCGAGGACACCTTCGCCGATTGCGCCGGGGGCGACGGCGACCCGGACTGGATCCGCTTCTTCTCCGAGGCCGAGCTCAACGCGGAGAACGCCCACTCCTACCGCGATCTCGCCTATGTGGCCGGCCGCAGCCCCACGTACGCCAAGATGGCCGACCCGGTGATGCGCAAGGCCGTGCGGCTCTTCGGCCAGGAGACCGAGAACGAGTCCGGCCCCCAGCGTTCGTATGCGCTCAACCTGATCGGCATGGCCACCGTCCACCTCCTCCAGAAGGAGCCCGAGCAGGCCGCCGCGGTCGCCCGCGAGGCGCTGCCGCTCGCCAAGCGGGTGCGCTCGGAGCGGGTCAACAACCGGCTGCGCAAGACCGTGGACACGGCGGTGCGCCAGTTCGGCGACGTGCCGGAGATCACCGATCTCAGTGAGCGGCTGGCCACCCTGATGCCCGACAACCCCGAGACGACGGGGCCCGGCCAGGCCGTCTGA
- a CDS encoding ammonium transporter: MNGANTAFVLISAALVMLMTPGLAFFYGGMVRVKSALNMLMMSFISLGVVSLLWVLFGYSLTFGDDVGGGLLGNLDHIGFKGIDPTSLWGDKPDAIPVLAFALFQLMFAVITPALISGAVADRVKFGAWTLFITLWSTVVYFPVAHWVWQADGWLFKQEVIDFAGGTAVHINAGAAGLAVALVLGKRIGFKKDPMRPHNLPLVMLGSGLLWFGWFGFNAGSALAANGTAANMAFNTQVATGVAMLGWLAYERIRHGAFTTLGAASGAVAGLVAITPSGAAVNAWGAIVIGLVAGVVCSWAVSLKYKLGYDDSLDVVGVHLVGGLIGTLLVGVLATDGVGGMTQLGKQALGAFTVLLYSFAVSWILAKLIHVTIGFRASEDDELGGLDQAFHAETAYDFSAVGGSPRSTVPAAGQAGASAPQKPHNKKVDA, encoded by the coding sequence TTGAATGGCGCAAATACAGCGTTCGTCTTGATCAGCGCTGCGCTCGTGATGCTGATGACCCCTGGCCTGGCCTTCTTCTACGGCGGCATGGTGCGGGTGAAGAGCGCCCTGAACATGCTGATGATGTCCTTCATCTCGCTCGGCGTCGTCTCGCTGCTGTGGGTGCTGTTCGGCTACTCGCTCACCTTCGGAGATGACGTCGGCGGCGGGCTGCTGGGCAATCTCGACCACATCGGATTCAAGGGCATCGACCCGACCTCGCTGTGGGGCGACAAGCCGGACGCGATCCCGGTCCTGGCCTTCGCGCTCTTCCAGCTGATGTTCGCGGTGATCACCCCCGCGCTGATCAGCGGAGCCGTCGCCGACCGCGTGAAGTTCGGCGCCTGGACGCTCTTCATCACCCTGTGGTCCACGGTCGTCTACTTCCCGGTCGCGCACTGGGTCTGGCAGGCCGACGGCTGGCTGTTCAAGCAGGAGGTCATCGACTTCGCGGGCGGTACGGCGGTCCACATCAACGCGGGCGCCGCGGGCCTCGCCGTGGCCCTGGTGCTCGGCAAGCGCATCGGCTTCAAGAAGGACCCGATGCGCCCGCACAACCTGCCGCTGGTGATGCTCGGCTCCGGTCTGCTGTGGTTCGGCTGGTTCGGCTTCAACGCCGGCTCCGCCCTCGCCGCCAACGGGACCGCCGCCAACATGGCCTTCAACACCCAGGTCGCCACCGGCGTCGCCATGCTGGGCTGGCTCGCCTACGAGCGCATCCGGCACGGCGCGTTCACCACCCTGGGCGCCGCCTCCGGCGCGGTCGCGGGCCTGGTCGCCATCACCCCCTCCGGCGCGGCGGTCAACGCCTGGGGCGCCATCGTGATCGGCCTGGTGGCCGGAGTCGTCTGCTCCTGGGCCGTCAGCCTCAAGTACAAGCTGGGCTACGACGACTCGCTCGACGTGGTCGGGGTGCACCTGGTCGGCGGCCTCATCGGCACCCTCCTGGTCGGCGTCCTCGCCACCGACGGCGTCGGCGGCATGACCCAGCTGGGCAAGCAGGCCCTCGGTGCCTTCACAGTGCTGCTCTACTCCTTCGCCGTCTCCTGGATCCTGGCCAAGCTCATCCACGTCACCATCGGCTTCCGCGCCAGTGAGGACGATGAGCTCGGCGGCCTCGACCAGGCGTTCCACGCCGAGACCGCCTACGACTTCAGCGCGGTCGGCGGGTCCCCGCGTAGTACGGTGCCCGCCGCGGGCCAGGCCGGCGCGTCCGCGCCGCAGAAGCCGCACAACAAGAAGGTGGACGCGTGA
- a CDS encoding P-II family nitrogen regulator gives MKLITAVVKPHRLDEIKEALQAFGVQGLTVTEASGYGRQRGHTEVYRGAEYTVDLVPKVRIEVLVEDEDADDLVDVVVKAARTGKIGDGKVWSVPVETAVRVRTGERGPDAL, from the coding sequence GTGAAGCTCATCACCGCAGTAGTGAAGCCGCACCGGCTCGACGAGATCAAGGAAGCGCTGCAAGCGTTCGGCGTGCAGGGGCTGACCGTCACCGAGGCCAGCGGCTACGGCCGTCAGCGCGGCCACACCGAGGTCTACCGGGGCGCGGAGTACACCGTCGACCTGGTGCCCAAGGTGCGCATAGAGGTGCTGGTCGAGGACGAGGACGCCGACGACCTCGTCGACGTCGTGGTCAAGGCCGCGCGTACCGGAAAGATCGGGGACGGCAAGGTCTGGAGCGTCCCCGTCGAGACCGCGGTCCGCGTCCGCACCGGGGAGCGCGGCCCGGACGCCCTCTGA
- a CDS encoding bifunctional DNA primase/polymerase, which translates to MGFTIGGIRDMRSGSRRRGRTSESTTVAEYTGLWGWDVVPGARAARGSGGGRNECSCGDRDCPSPGAHPLGFTPGVPAGATLDAAAAAWERVPGAAVLLPVGRSFDILEVSEYAGGHALVRLERMGLPLGPVAATPHGRAQFFVAPGAAAELPELLYRMGWDDADLDLRCLGPGDHITAPPSDLGGLGPVRWLRPPTLDTAGRPPHARLVLGTLAYLSHRAGG; encoded by the coding sequence ATGGGCTTCACGATCGGCGGCATCCGGGACATGCGGTCCGGCTCGCGGCGCCGCGGCCGTACGTCCGAGTCCACGACGGTGGCGGAGTACACCGGGCTGTGGGGCTGGGACGTGGTGCCGGGCGCGCGGGCGGCACGGGGCTCGGGGGGTGGCAGAAACGAATGTTCATGCGGTGACCGGGACTGTCCCTCCCCGGGGGCGCATCCGCTCGGCTTCACCCCCGGCGTCCCGGCGGGCGCCACGCTGGACGCCGCCGCGGCCGCGTGGGAGCGGGTCCCTGGAGCGGCCGTACTGCTGCCCGTGGGCCGCTCGTTCGACATCCTGGAGGTCTCGGAGTACGCGGGCGGACACGCGCTGGTCCGGCTGGAGCGGATGGGGCTGCCCCTCGGCCCGGTGGCCGCCACCCCGCACGGGCGCGCCCAGTTCTTCGTCGCCCCCGGCGCCGCCGCCGAACTCCCCGAGCTGCTGTACCGCATGGGGTGGGACGACGCCGATCTCGATCTGCGCTGCCTGGGCCCGGGCGACCACATCACCGCCCCGCCCTCGGACCTCGGCGGCCTCGGACCGGTCCGCTGGCTGCGCCCGCCGACCCTCGACACCGCGGGCCGCCCGCCGCACGCCCGGCTGGTGCTGGGGACCCTGGCCTATCTGAGTCATCGGGCCGGGGGCTGA